Proteins encoded by one window of Aptenodytes patagonicus chromosome 9, bAptPat1.pri.cur, whole genome shotgun sequence:
- the NEXMIF gene encoding neurite extension and migration factor, which yields MDDQQEQDCASEDQETILINGVKENESHALDGDERPCTAAEAAVTFSALTTAQKENHACHRALPPLTSKKPCLLSPPSPLRLTDVPEHASDDSSAHAISLTSCVTKGMSSWSLPGDCEKAPFTMMEPGGMSALTGDCLMQPSRTCLGCFIESKDGIDAEPGISLKVGDINRDYDTCSVSDIGIHCMSTGETMRYGDQLLSDQLLSFPMHKSRAADKRDAEKSDSDSEDPTQKNYYEGLLLDKCNGEEPLLTNPNQEWGYFESFISESKIELLDLCSKNELSVNLFSEEDVDNYMFDDDDSTLGSDVCSLKIRYESFQDNVREKTTALQEDAQFNFFPSVFGNCTKRDSRSTLKRGPGSAADPSQFKSEEGIIWGEEEEDGEEEDGEEEEKAALNKSCNSTEMVQYVGSKRSHFLDSVNSTEDSGEFSDDSTCTESSYDVLRDIKDCSRYLSRDHSSSFIQQNYGLRAKRKVRYSDDYLYDVDSIENEKILDKKEWLPDGPKEEDDDEWCPKKRRKVSRKEPPVIIKYIIINRFKGEKHMLVKLSKVDANETTVTLNEELLSKYEKLAPLKGFWQERQQSRLDLLRSSLYHKQNFYLNGSDASFLPHPRKRKCKLANRHRIQRIKAIEQSVNKPGSCSSDHKQPCSSKEDAGLKGLPALAIATPSCANGLHINDITGIAAVKCKSQEREHKGTERKVLRRIKFKSEARLKCKKIKAATSTAEGSPALENQDSAARLKDENVPCASDSSHLPECHEDKVAKNSPFLPSTSSSDKPLPSANITTNVPLIPGGYLQTLLDASDLSSNTGISYFAQHPSEQQQQQQHPLPSIVPAEKPFPALQPAQSCVLSPPSESELQQSPGHLEMEQSSFGSMWPASKAASSNRQDFPGDMREAAGLPSEFGGGSGGATGADGLPASGYTQVNLNSSKLLYQKNYMPDSQQVQSDDSYQSCHFNNGEGRFHFQRGTLSTDDGRLISFDSVGSLSVSSSNYSSLSLKSCEKDGEDDINDDFLAHCSPKLVIQQSIDEITPLKESTDLLDISNFTPDKFRQSSLSEMSPPDTPNLSPQIAGSDAKPLGTLKGFQESPQATLNSSEKVKWNCGVLQTEDQADNGFALNNHQFQFHMFNDEDSVSLLEKSPCLSTFNEPSGQISTNSKVSKSKRKSSSSKNVGTNQSSSQKATRKKSPKTNKGNDKPQGKNSRQAPKSARKGKNAAGVNGEKAPAVGGRAVNQLSNAATATKGLAESAQHCSPAGVKLGKHNGLSREWALGKEGGAGWSETSLGNATSLLDDDQREFEEPSNILSNIASGMADVQRFMMASIEPLWGPVGHNSVPDIFRSPESNSLKLKTLKILAGTSQESKKKANGGSPGAAKNHKSNNKGSSKNGKAATCDPGRPNCSTGYTTDIHAPFFDKNYSNLSTLGNNGPTHKKLYRHKSSSKSLRDENCKIKRTDREQPHKDPPVTAAFEKLR from the exons ATGGATGACCAACAAGAGCAGGATTGTGCCTCAGAAGACCAAGAAACTATCCTGATTAATGGGGTGAAAGAAAATG AATCGCACGCCCTGGACGGCGATGAGAGGCCTTGCACCGCCGCCGAGGCCGCGGTCACGTTCTCAGCCCTGACGACAGCTCAGAAGGAAAACCACGCGTGCCACCGGGCGCTGCCTCCCCTGACTTCAAAGAAGCCCTGCTTGCTGAGCCCCCCGTCGCCTCTGAGGCTCACGGATGTACCTGAGCACGCCTCGGATGACTCCTCCGCCCACGCCATCTCCCTCACGTCCTGCGTGACGAAGGGCATGAGCTCCTGGTCGCTGCCGGGTGACTGCGAGAAGGCTCCTTTCACCATGATGGAGCCCGGAGGCATGTCGGCGCTGACAGGCGACTGCTTGATGCAGCCGAGCCGGACCTGTCTGGGCTGCTTTATTGAATCAAAGGACGGCATTGATGCAGAGCCGGGAATAAGCTTGAAAGTGGGGGATATAAATAGGGATTATGACACCTGTTCGGTCTCTGATATAGGGATTCACTGCATGAGCACAGGAGAAACCATGAGATATGGGGATCAACTGCTTTCAGACCAGCTTTTAAGCTTCCCTATGCATAAATCGAGGGCAGCGGAcaaaagagatgcagaaaaatCTGACAGTGATTCAGAGGACCCCACTCAGAAAAATTATTACGAGGGATTACTATTAGACAAATGCAATGGTGAGGAACCTTTACTAACAAATCCCAACCAGGAATGGGGCTATTTTGAGTCTTTCATTAGTGAAAGTAAAATTGAGCTGCTTGACCTCTGCTCCAAAAATGAGCTTTCTGTAAATCTGTTTTCCGAGGAAGACGTGGATAATTACATGTTTGATGACGACGATTCCACCTTGGGAAGCGATGTCTGCTCCCTAAAGATTAGATACGAATCTTTCCAGGACAACGTGCGGGAGAAGACCACCGCCCTACAAGAAGACGCCCAGTTCAACTTCTTCCCCAGCGTGTTCGGCAACTGCACCAAAAGGGACAGCAGGAGCACCCTGAAAAGGGGGCCCGGCAGTGCCGCCGACCCTTCTCAATTCAAATCTGAGGAAGGCATCatctggggggaggaggaagaggatggcgaGGAAGAggacggcgaggaggaggagaaagctgcCTTAAATAAATCTTGCAACAGCACGGAGATGGTGCAGTATGTGGGCTCCAAGAGGAGCCACTTCTTGGACTCGGTGAATTCCACGGAGGACTCCGGGGAGTTCAGCGATGACAGCACTTGCACAGAGTCCTCCTATGACGTGCTGCGGGATATCAAGGACTGCAGCCGGTACCTGTCCCGGGACCACTCCAGCTCCTTCATTCAGCAGAACTACGGGTTGCGGGCGAAGAGGAAAGTGCGATACAGCGACGACTACCTGTACGATGTGGACTCCATCGAGAACGAGAAGATCCTGGACAAGAAGGAGTGGCTCCCGGACGGGCCCAAAGAAGAGGACGATGACGAGTGGTGCCCCAAGAAACGGCGAAAAGTCTCTCGCAAGGAGCCCCCCGTTATCATCAAGTACATCATCATTAACAGGTTTAAAGGGGAGAAGCATATGCTGGTGAAGCTCAGCAAAGTGGATGCCAACGAGACAACTGTTACCCTAAACGAGGAGCTGCTCAGCAAATACGAGAAGCTGGCCCCACTGAAGGGCTTctggcaagagaggcagcagagcCGGCTGGATTTGCTCAGATCGTCTCTCTACCACAAGCAGAATTTCTATCTTAACGGCTCAGATGCTTCGTTCCTCCCTCACCCACGGAAGCGAAAATGCAAGCTAGCAAACAGGCACCGGATTCAAAGAATTAAAGCCATCGAGCAATCAGTGAACAAGCCGGGCTCTTGCTCCTCTGATCACAAGCAGCCTTGCAGCAGTAAAGAGGACGCGGGCCTGAAAGGGCTGCCGGCGTTAGCCATCGCCACCCCCAGCTGTGCCAACGGATTACACATAAATGACATCACGGGCATCGCCGCCGTGAAATGCAAATCGCAGGAACGGGAGCACAAGGGGACGGAGAGGAAAGTGCTCCGCAGAATCAAATTCAAAAGTGAAGCCAGGTTGAAGTGCAAGAAGATCAAAGCTGCTACCAGTACAGCGGAGGGCTCCCCGGCGCTGGAAAACCAGGACTCTGCAGCGCGTCTGAAGGATGAAAACGTTCCTTGTGCTTCAGACAGCTCCCATCTCCCGGAGTGCCATGAGGATAAGGTTGCTAAAAATTCTCCTTTCCTACCATCCACCTCCTCTTCAGACAAGCCTCTGCCATCTGCTAATATCACCACCAATGTACCCCTGATCCCCGGAGGGTATCTGCAGACGTTGTTAGATGCTTCTGATTTGTCAAGCAACACCGGTATCTCATACTTCGCCCAGCATCCctccgagcagcagcagcagcagcagcacccgctCCCCAGCATCGTCCCGGCAGAAAAGCCCTTCCCGGCTCTGCAGCCGGCGCAGAGCTGCGTGCTCTCCCCGCCCTCCGAGTCGGAGCTGCAGCAGTCGCCCGGCCACTtggagatggagcagagcagctTCGGTAGCATGTGGCCGGCCAGCAAGGCTGCCAGCAGCAACCGCCAGGACTTCCCCGGCGACATGCGGGAGGCGGCCGGGCTGCCGAGCGAGTttggcggcggcagcggcggtgCCACAGGTGCAGACGGCCTCCCCGCCTCTGGATACACTCAAGTCAATCTGAATAGCAGCAAATTGCTATACCAAAAAAATTACATGCCGGATAGCCAGCAAGTGCAGTCTGATGATTCTTATCAGTCATGTCATTTTAATAATGGAGAGGGGCGCTTTCATTTCCAACGAGGTACACTAAGTACAGATGATGGCAGGCTCATTAGTTTTGATTCAGTGGGTTCATTGTCAGTTAGttctagcaattacagttctttaAGTTTAAAGTCTTGTGAAAAGGACGGTGAGGATGATATTAATGACGATTTCTTGGCCCACTGCAGTCCCAAGCTAGTGATCCAGCAGAGCATAGATGAAATCACCCCTTTGAAGGAGTCCACGGACCTTTTAGACATTTCCAACTTCACGCCTGATAAGTTCCGCCAGTCGTCGCTTTCGGAGATGTCCCCTCCGGACACTCCCAACCTGTCCCCACAGATAGCTGGCTCCGACGCCAAGCCCCTGGGCACCCTGAAGGGCTTTCAGGAGAGCCCCCAGGCCACCCTCAACAGCTCTGAGAAGGTCAAGTGGAACTGCGGGGTCCTGCAGACCGAGGATCAGGCAGATAATGGGTTTGCTTTAAATAATCACCAGTTCCAGTTCCATATGTTCAACGATGAAGATTCTGTCAGCCTTCTCGAAAAGAGTCCATGCTTGTCAACATTTAATGAGCCATCTGGTCAAATTAGCACCAATAGCAAAGTGTCAAAATCGAAGAGGAAAAGTTCATCCAGCAAGAATGTGGGTACAAACCAAAGCTCTTCCCAGAAAGCCACCCGGAAAAAATCGCCCAAAACCAACAAAGGAAACGATAAGCCGCAAGGGAAAAACTCCAGGCAGGCGCCCAAATCTGCCAGGAAAGGGAAAAACGCGGCGGGAGTCAACGGCGAGAAGGCTCCGGCCGTTGGCGGTAGGGCGGTCAACCAGCTGAGCAACGCGGCCACCGCCACCAAGGGCCTCGCCGAGAGCGCTCAGCATTGCAGCCCGGCCGGGGTGAAACTGGGCAAGCACAACGGGCTCTCCAGAGAGTGGGCGCTGGGAAAAGAGGGGGGCGCGGGCTGGTCGGAAACGAGCCTGGGCAACGCCACCAGCCTCCTGGACGATGATCAGAGGGAGTTTGAGGAACCTTCCAACATCCTGTCCAACATCGCGTCGGGAATGGCGGACGTCCAGAGGTTTATGATGGCCTCCATCGAGCCCTTGTGGGGGCCTGTTGGCCACAACAGCGTTCCAGACATATTCCGGTCACCGGAGTCCAACAGCCTGAAACTGAAAACTCTTAAAATTTTGGCAGGGACATCCCAAGAGTCGAAGAAGAAGGCGAACGGCGGCTCGCCGGGGGCGGCGAAGAACCACAAGTCGAACAACAAGGGCTCAAGCAAAAACGGCAAAGCCGCAACCTGCGACCCCGGTCGCCCCAACTGCTCAACCGGGTACACCACGGACATTCACGCTCCCTTTTTTGATAAAAACTATAGTAACCTGAGCACTTTAGGCAATAACGGACCTACCCATAAAAAACTCTACCGTCATAAATCCAGTTCGAAATCGCTGAGGGATGAGAACTGTAAAATAAAGCGAACGGACCGCGAACAGCCCCACAAGGACCCCCCCGTGACAGCTGCTTTTGAGAAACTGAGGTAA